One region of Candidatus Eisenbacteria bacterium genomic DNA includes:
- a CDS encoding TonB family protein, whose translation MSSGETEPRGKLILGADGNYVLAERTVWTRGRFRVYRVSGQGSREPWLELQHAGSRQERVFQFLGRDTLLLRDGADGYVVTDSGVDLFVRAPVEGPTKESGAWGTSLPGGSQPYDQAPVAITAAQPLYPQSARRGRITGTVVLRALVGKDGRVQDVQVVQGATGLTDAAVDAVRMWIFQPALKDGLPVTSWFEVAMDFKP comes from the coding sequence ATGTCCAGCGGGGAGACCGAACCAAGGGGTAAGCTCATCCTCGGCGCGGACGGGAACTATGTGCTCGCGGAGCGGACCGTGTGGACGCGGGGAAGGTTTCGGGTGTACCGCGTGAGCGGTCAGGGCTCACGGGAGCCGTGGCTCGAGCTGCAGCACGCGGGAAGCCGGCAGGAGCGAGTGTTTCAGTTCCTGGGGCGTGACACGCTGCTCCTGCGGGACGGTGCCGACGGGTACGTCGTCACCGATAGTGGAGTCGACCTGTTCGTTCGCGCTCCTGTTGAGGGGCCGACCAAGGAGTCAGGTGCCTGGGGCACCAGTCTCCCAGGCGGTTCGCAGCCGTACGACCAGGCGCCGGTGGCGATCACGGCAGCGCAGCCCCTCTATCCCCAATCCGCCCGCAGGGGACGCATCACCGGCACGGTCGTGCTCCGGGCGCTCGTTGGGAAGGATGGACGCGTCCAGGATGTCCAGGTCGTTCAGGGAGCGACCGGACTCACGGACGCCGCGGTGGACGCGGTGAGGATGTGGATCTTCCAGCCGGCACTCAAGGATGGTCTGCCCGTCACGAGTTGGTTCGAAGTTGCGATGGACTTCAAACCATGA
- the rpsT gene encoding 30S ribosomal protein S20, which yields MPHHKSAEKRMRTAKKSRIRNASVKSEIKTYLKRMQEAPGDAELARATTSKLDRAVRKGVIPKSVANRRKSRLAKAVNRTKKAS from the coding sequence ATGCCGCATCACAAGTCCGCGGAGAAGCGGATGCGGACCGCCAAGAAGTCGCGGATCCGGAACGCCTCCGTGAAGTCCGAGATCAAGACCTACCTCAAGAGAATGCAGGAAGCCCCTGGCGATGCGGAGCTTGCGAGGGCGACTACCTCCAAGCTGGACCGCGCCGTCCGGAAGGGCGTGATCCCGAAGTCGGTGGCGAACCGCCGGAAGTCGCGGCTCGCGAAGGCGGTCAACCGGACGAAGAAGGCCTCCTAG